A genomic window from Elusimicrobiota bacterium includes:
- the yidC gene encoding membrane protein insertase YidC translates to MEKRIVVATVLSTLVILAWWMWVTPPAKMLPPQTQAQSGTKPADQPCVLSGNDASQMPAVGVPGKGNQKAVKVTDTVLKFNSFEVVFNSLGAKIKNWYVKEKGNCLTDLVYYPADNSFVPDNFATFNNLNFNVITQTQDSIIFSAVTDNVRIIKTYELSETGLHKLEFQLTNLSNKEKVFPLNIPWGPGIGSTPSDQKSEVAFTRLIGLAKITDKSSKIVKLKADSHNTRAYNWIGIDNRYFLMSVLSNESFSKALVNIDKTAIGKLPKTDFVSTVKIPAGKSVSIGLSFYLGPKVYSELKKTGHGLDQSVDFGFFSSLGKGAFYSLHYFYDITKNYGVAIIILTLIMQIVLFPLTMKSYQASKAMRILQPKMKEMQTKFKGDPKRLNVEMLNLYKSHKVNPLSGCLPMLLQLPIFWALYQTLSNTYELRKAPFIFWMTDLSAPDLLFTVSGVPIRVLPLLMGGAMFFQQKASGTTMDPSQKSLMYMMPIIFTVIFWNFASGLVLYWLINSILTLAGQYIVMRPKEA, encoded by the coding sequence ATGGAAAAAAGAATAGTAGTAGCCACAGTTTTATCTACCCTTGTAATTTTAGCCTGGTGGATGTGGGTAACGCCGCCGGCAAAAATGTTACCGCCCCAGACACAAGCCCAGTCAGGAACCAAGCCGGCAGATCAGCCATGCGTGCTTTCCGGAAATGACGCAAGCCAGATGCCTGCAGTTGGCGTACCGGGCAAAGGCAATCAAAAAGCGGTCAAAGTAACCGATACAGTTCTTAAATTCAATTCATTTGAGGTTGTTTTTAACAGCCTGGGCGCAAAAATAAAAAATTGGTATGTCAAAGAAAAGGGAAATTGCCTTACAGACCTGGTTTATTATCCGGCAGATAATTCGTTTGTGCCGGACAATTTTGCAACTTTTAACAATTTAAATTTTAATGTTATCACACAAACCCAGGACAGTATTATTTTCTCCGCTGTTACCGACAATGTCCGCATAATTAAAACTTACGAATTATCCGAAACAGGGCTGCATAAACTTGAGTTTCAACTGACAAACCTTTCCAATAAAGAAAAAGTATTTCCTTTAAATATCCCCTGGGGCCCCGGAATCGGCAGCACGCCTTCTGACCAAAAAAGCGAAGTTGCGTTTACCCGGCTTATAGGGCTTGCCAAGATTACCGATAAATCATCAAAAATTGTCAAACTTAAAGCGGATAGCCATAACACCAGGGCCTACAATTGGATAGGAATTGATAACAGGTATTTTTTAATGTCCGTTCTTTCAAACGAAAGTTTTTCCAAAGCTTTGGTGAATATTGATAAAACAGCTATCGGAAAACTGCCTAAAACTGATTTTGTTTCTACCGTAAAAATACCTGCAGGAAAAAGCGTTAGCATCGGCTTGTCTTTTTACCTGGGCCCGAAAGTTTATTCCGAGCTTAAAAAAACAGGCCACGGCCTGGACCAGAGCGTAGATTTCGGTTTTTTCAGCTCGCTGGGAAAGGGAGCGTTTTATTCCCTTCATTATTTTTACGATATCACAAAAAACTATGGTGTCGCAATAATTATACTTACGCTCATCATGCAGATAGTCCTTTTTCCGCTTACCATGAAAAGTTACCAGGCGTCAAAGGCTATGAGAATTTTACAGCCGAAAATGAAAGAAATGCAGACAAAGTTTAAAGGAGACCCGAAAAGATTAAATGTCGAAATGCTCAACCTGTATAAATCGCATAAAGTTAATCCGTTGAGCGGCTGCCTGCCTATGTTGTTGCAGCTGCCTATTTTCTGGGCTTTATACCAGACCTTGAGCAACACTTATGAATTAAGAAAGGCCCCGTTTATTTTCTGGATGACAGATTTATCAGCTCCGGATTTGCTTTTCACGGTTAGCGGAGTTCCTATCCGGGTCCTGCCGTTATTGATGGGGGGCGCGATGTTTTTTCAGCAGAAAGCTTCCGGTACAACGATGGACCCCTCGCAGAAAAGTTTGATGTATATGATGCCGATTATTTTTACCGTAATATTCTGGAATTTTGCCAGCGGCCTGGTTTTATACTGGCTGATTAACAGCATACTGACATTAGCCGGGCAATATATTGTTATGAGGCCGAAAGAGGCCTAA
- a CDS encoding Jag N-terminal domain-containing protein has protein sequence MKKIEAVEFEGKTAEEAIKKGLEQLGLTKESADIKIIDEGASGLFGLMGSKPARIKIQPRGHQEKADERLEKSIKDHLYKMFQLMSFTEEKPEINVSQSEECLVEVEFKDNKLSSLLIGKNGKVLRAIEIVLQSMLNKEFRGKIESIPKILVDVNKYTVRQKEKIKEEVNEALETAKKSGKPVRLTPMPPQLRKYVHVLLQDNPDFETISEGEDEQRRIVIKPREG, from the coding sequence ATGAAAAAAATTGAAGCGGTTGAATTTGAAGGCAAGACTGCCGAAGAAGCAATAAAGAAAGGTTTAGAACAGCTGGGTTTAACAAAAGAGTCAGCGGATATCAAAATTATTGATGAAGGCGCTTCCGGTCTTTTCGGGCTGATGGGCTCCAAACCTGCAAGAATTAAAATACAACCCAGGGGCCATCAGGAAAAAGCGGATGAACGCCTTGAGAAATCTATCAAGGACCATCTTTATAAAATGTTCCAGCTTATGAGTTTTACCGAAGAGAAACCCGAAATAAATGTTTCCCAGTCGGAAGAATGTCTTGTAGAAGTAGAGTTTAAGGATAATAAATTAAGTTCGCTTCTTATAGGAAAAAACGGCAAGGTTTTAAGAGCCATAGAAATAGTCCTGCAGAGCATGCTCAATAAGGAATTCCGGGGAAAAATAGAATCCATCCCCAAAATTCTTGTCGATGTAAACAAGTATACAGTCAGGCAGAAAGAAAAAATCAAAGAAGAAGTAAATGAAGCGCTGGAAACAGCTAAAAAATCAGGCAAACCCGTCAGATTAACTCCCATGCCTCCTCAACTGCGCAAATATGTCCATGTACTGCTTCAGGATAATCCTGATTTTGAAACGATTTCTGAAGGCGAAGATGAACAGCGCAGGATAGTAATTAAACCCAGAGAAGGCTGA
- the mnmE gene encoding tRNA uridine-5-carboxymethylaminomethyl(34) synthesis GTPase MnmE, which produces MENDTIVAISTPNTGEGGIGIIRLSGKGSLSLADKIFTSGKNTGKPSQFETHTINYGWITDGKTKIDEVLLSVMKAPKTYTREDIVEISAHGGPAVLRKILELCLASGARMAGPGEFTKRAFLNGRIDLSQAEAVSELIRAKTDKSARFAVEQVTGGLSQKIKGLRSQLISLIANFEVELDHSEEDIKFASGEETEKTLNNILKDIGNIITASQKNRVYVEGVKIAIAGKPNVGKSSLFNAVLEKERAIVTALPGTTRDIVAETFNLQGIPVTIMDTAGIMADYLHEGKIEIQRLEQHIEKISTQKARDVLGKTDIVLFVIDVTALLTNDDTKIAELVSKAAVKVIFVLNKTDLVTNTEQKRKEILEKFRPYFDKIYFTECSALKMDGITGLENAIYDKILEEKAYSNAPDTADSEFVVNLRQEEALNKACVNIKSASQTVRKGESGEFTVLSVRSALDNLGEITGETTNEEILDIIFSKFCVGK; this is translated from the coding sequence ATGGAAAATGATACCATTGTAGCTATTTCCACGCCAAATACGGGCGAAGGAGGCATTGGTATTATCAGGTTGAGCGGAAAAGGCTCGCTTTCCCTGGCGGACAAGATTTTCACCTCTGGAAAAAATACCGGCAAGCCCTCCCAATTTGAAACCCACACAATAAATTACGGCTGGATAACCGACGGTAAAACAAAAATAGACGAAGTCCTGCTAAGCGTAATGAAAGCTCCAAAAACCTATACCCGCGAGGATATTGTTGAAATTTCTGCGCACGGGGGGCCGGCGGTTTTAAGGAAAATTCTTGAGCTTTGCCTCGCCTCCGGCGCCAGGATGGCCGGGCCCGGCGAATTTACAAAACGCGCATTTTTAAACGGCAGAATAGATTTGTCCCAGGCGGAAGCTGTCAGCGAACTTATCCGCGCAAAAACTGATAAATCAGCGCGGTTTGCGGTTGAACAGGTTACAGGCGGGCTTTCACAAAAAATAAAGGGTTTGCGCTCGCAATTGATCAGCTTAATTGCAAATTTTGAAGTTGAACTGGATCATTCCGAGGAAGATATAAAGTTTGCCTCCGGAGAAGAAACAGAAAAGACCTTAAATAATATTTTAAAAGACATCGGCAATATAATAACTGCTTCGCAAAAAAACAGGGTATATGTTGAAGGCGTGAAAATCGCTATAGCAGGAAAGCCCAATGTTGGCAAATCGAGCCTGTTTAACGCTGTTCTTGAAAAAGAACGGGCCATCGTCACAGCCCTGCCAGGAACTACACGCGATATTGTGGCGGAAACTTTTAACCTGCAGGGAATACCCGTTACCATTATGGATACAGCCGGCATAATGGCTGATTATTTACACGAGGGTAAAATAGAAATTCAGAGGCTGGAACAGCATATAGAAAAAATATCCACCCAAAAAGCCAGGGATGTACTGGGTAAAACGGACATTGTTCTTTTTGTAATTGATGTTACAGCCCTTCTTACAAACGACGATACTAAAATTGCGGAACTTGTTTCAAAAGCTGCGGTTAAAGTAATCTTTGTTTTAAATAAAACTGATTTAGTTACAAATACGGAACAAAAAAGAAAAGAGATTTTAGAAAAATTCAGGCCATATTTTGATAAAATATATTTTACGGAGTGTTCAGCGTTAAAGATGGATGGTATCACCGGGCTTGAAAATGCAATATATGATAAAATTCTTGAAGAAAAAGCTTATTCTAACGCTCCTGATACGGCTGACAGCGAATTTGTTGTCAATCTCAGGCAGGAAGAGGCGTTAAATAAAGCGTGCGTTAATATTAAAAGTGCATCGCAAACTGTCCGAAAAGGCGAATCCGGGGAATTTACTGTGCTGTCAGTGCGCAGCGCGCTGGATAATTTAGGTGAAATAACCGGTGAAACCACTAATGAAGAAATACTGGATATAATATTTTCAAAATTTTGCGTAGGGAAATAA
- a CDS encoding MFS transporter, translated as MAQEKSLKFSALDGFFASVMTGFTLNYTIPFALVLGATFFQIGLLTSFPQIVGSFIQLKSVDIVEKVKGRVRFITICIMLQALSWIAISVLHFIFKKNPMFIYIVLVTFNTVSGALFVPAWYSLMSDTVDKNSYGKYFAWRGRIMGFINIGNSLLAGFFLYAMTKNIYLAFFVLFAIAGVCRFISGYFVSKMDDIPPVIVPEKAFNYWDFLKRFPKGNFIRFTFFVSGINFATYIASPFFTVYMFKELHFTYAVYTLIVTLSTLIGLLIVPSWGKLADKVGNVKILQICAVFLPVIPVLWCFSGNPYYLFIVNIFAVHLLNGFNLSTFNFIFDAASPAVRTRCIGYFSFTNGLLIGLACLLGGFIVIYVPAFMNASKILNVFYISSLLGAIVNIFGINSLKEVRHSNKIEDSKLILTVFGITPVLELSNEILGLRFHRLKEK; from the coding sequence ATGGCTCAGGAAAAAAGTTTAAAATTTTCTGCTTTGGATGGTTTTTTTGCTTCCGTAATGACGGGGTTTACTTTAAATTACACAATTCCGTTTGCTCTTGTTCTGGGCGCGACTTTTTTTCAGATAGGCCTGCTTACTTCTTTTCCTCAAATAGTCGGATCTTTTATTCAATTAAAATCGGTAGACATTGTTGAAAAAGTAAAAGGGCGGGTCAGATTTATTACTATCTGTATCATGCTTCAGGCGCTATCCTGGATAGCTATTTCGGTGCTTCATTTCATTTTTAAAAAAAATCCGATGTTTATCTATATAGTATTGGTCACATTTAACACCGTTTCAGGAGCTTTGTTCGTGCCTGCCTGGTATTCTTTAATGAGCGACACAGTTGACAAGAACAGTTATGGAAAATATTTTGCCTGGCGCGGCAGGATAATGGGTTTTATCAATATAGGCAACAGCCTGCTTGCGGGATTCTTTCTGTACGCAATGACAAAAAACATTTATCTTGCCTTTTTTGTTTTATTCGCCATAGCAGGGGTATGCAGGTTTATTTCAGGGTATTTTGTAAGCAAAATGGATGATATCCCGCCTGTAATAGTTCCGGAAAAAGCTTTTAATTACTGGGATTTTTTAAAAAGGTTTCCTAAAGGCAATTTTATAAGGTTTACATTTTTTGTTTCAGGAATAAATTTTGCCACCTATATTGCAAGCCCCTTTTTCACTGTTTATATGTTTAAAGAGCTTCATTTTACTTATGCGGTTTATACATTGATTGTAACTTTATCCACGCTCATAGGTTTGCTTATCGTGCCCTCCTGGGGCAAGCTTGCCGATAAGGTTGGAAATGTAAAAATTTTACAGATTTGCGCTGTATTTCTGCCGGTAATTCCTGTTTTGTGGTGTTTCTCCGGGAATCCATATTACCTTTTTATAGTTAATATTTTCGCTGTTCATTTATTGAACGGATTTAACCTGAGCACATTCAATTTTATTTTTGATGCGGCTTCTCCCGCAGTAAGGACCAGATGCATAGGCTACTTTAGTTTCACAAACGGCCTCCTGATTGGACTGGCCTGTTTACTGGGAGGGTTTATAGTAATTTATGTACCGGCTTTTATGAACGCTTCTAAAATTTTAAACGTATTTTACATTTCGAGCCTGCTAGGAGCAATAGTCAATATTTTTGGGATTAATTCACTCAAGGAAGTAAGGCATAGCAATAAGATTGAAGATTCAAAATTAATATTAACAGTGTTTGGAATAACGCCTGTGTTAGAATTGAGTAATGAAATTTTAGGACTCAGGTTCCACCGGTTAAAAGAGAAATAA